The proteins below are encoded in one region of Microbispora sp. NBC_01189:
- a CDS encoding DUF1707 SHOCT-like domain-containing protein yields MDNPPERRDSRTSHLRASDSNREQVAALLGEALSNGQLSHDEYSDRLDTLYQAKTVGELDVLTHDLQVDRRRPAATPVSYHPDATSEPESVVAVFGGAVRKGRWRVRRRTRALAVFGGVQFDLTSAEFEAKEVEITVYAIFGGAEIVVPEGVEVRCHGTGIFGGFDVHNGPDIDPSAPVVVVRGLALFGGVGGRVGRRRDR; encoded by the coding sequence ATGGATAACCCCCCCGAGCGTCGTGACTCGCGGACGTCGCACCTGCGTGCCTCGGACAGCAACAGGGAGCAGGTCGCCGCCCTGCTCGGCGAGGCCCTGAGCAACGGCCAGCTGAGTCACGACGAGTACTCCGACCGCCTGGACACCCTCTACCAGGCGAAGACGGTGGGAGAGCTCGACGTGCTCACCCACGACCTGCAGGTCGACCGGCGCCGTCCCGCCGCGACCCCGGTGTCCTACCACCCGGACGCGACCTCCGAGCCCGAGAGCGTCGTCGCCGTCTTCGGCGGCGCCGTACGCAAGGGCCGTTGGAGGGTACGGCGGCGGACCAGGGCGCTCGCCGTCTTCGGCGGGGTGCAGTTCGACCTGACCTCCGCCGAGTTCGAGGCGAAGGAGGTCGAGATCACGGTCTACGCGATCTTCGGCGGAGCCGAGATCGTCGTGCCCGAGGGGGTCGAGGTGCGCTGCCACGGGACCGGCATCTTCGGCGGCTTCGACGTGCACAACGGCCCGGACATCGATCCTTCCGCGCCGGTGGTCGTGGTGCGGGGCCTGGCGTTGTTCGGCGGGGTGGGCGGCAGGGTCGGGCGCCGGCGCGACCGCTGA
- a CDS encoding Lsr2 family protein: MAQKVILVDDLDHSEGDDVARREFPLLNRTFAIDLCDENHKRLNEALAFVEEVLENAREVKQASRAKKAADASPRLRGHTLTDVREWAREQGLEVPARGKMPDEILEQFVAAHPDAAPEEASEEASTHDAESDISG; encoded by the coding sequence GTGGCGCAGAAGGTGATACTGGTTGACGACCTCGACCACTCCGAGGGCGACGACGTGGCGAGACGGGAGTTCCCGCTGCTGAACCGGACCTTCGCCATCGACCTGTGCGACGAGAACCACAAGCGCCTGAACGAGGCGCTCGCCTTCGTCGAGGAAGTCCTGGAGAACGCCCGCGAGGTGAAGCAGGCGTCGCGGGCGAAGAAGGCCGCGGACGCCTCGCCGCGCCTGCGCGGTCACACGCTCACCGACGTCCGCGAGTGGGCCCGCGAGCAGGGGCTGGAGGTGCCCGCGCGCGGAAAGATGCCCGACGAGATCCTCGAACAGTTCGTCGCGGCCCACCCCGACGCCGCTCCGGAGGAGGCCTCCGAGGAGGCGTCCACCCACGACGCAGAATCGGACATTTCGGGATGA
- a CDS encoding glycerophosphodiester phosphodiesterase family protein, whose amino-acid sequence MPETEAMLTETIGYVRRVHRLGMKVLVWTVDAPAAVRRLIGAGVDGISASGDAPRVGCHGS is encoded by the coding sequence ATGCCGGAGACGGAGGCGATGCTCACCGAGACGATCGGCTACGTCCGGCGCGTCCACAGGCTGGGGATGAAGGTCCTCGTGTGGACGGTGGACGCGCCCGCCGCCGTACGCCGCCTGATCGGCGCGGGCGTGGACGGGATCAGCGCGAGCGGGGATGCCCCGCGAGTAGGATGCCACGGTTCGTAA